tcaaaattaatagtgAAGCATATTGTGTCATGAAAGAAAAAAAGAGAGactgattttttgtttgatttcttctttgTCAAATTAACAAAACCTCCATACACTTACGTAAAATGAAGTAACCATTTTAGGTTTCATATGCTCATAGTTTTATAATAGGTATTGCAATATATAGCCGTAATTCTTGTGTTTAAAGTCTCAGACATACATCATGTACAATTATACAAGCAGAAGCGGAATGcataaatgtttgtttcagcTTCATTGAACACGACAGAGTGGCTGGATGTTGGTCGTTCCTGTTTGTACTCTCCAAACTACCCGAGCTTGGAGATACCATATTCATCGTTCTGCGCAAACAGCCCCTGATATTTCTCCACTGGTACCATCATATCACCGTCCTGCTCTATTCCTGGTTCTCGTATACAGAGTACACCTCGTCAGCTCGTTGGTACATCGTCATGAACTACTGTGTGCATTCCATCATGTACTCGTACTACGCCCTGCGTTCCATGGGCTACCACCCCTGGATGAAGATCGCGATGTTGATCACGTCCTGCCAGCTCACCCAGATGATAGTCGGTTGTGCCGTCAACATCTGGGCAGCTCAGTACTTGCAGGAGGGCAAACAGGATTGTCACATCTCCTGGTTCAACATCAAGCTTTCACTTGCCATGTACTTCAGCTACTTCGTTCTGTTTGCCCGGTTCTTCTACAAGGCCTACGTGAGTCCCAGCCGGGGCAAGACGAAGGCTGTCGGAGACATCCCCGGCAACTACACCAGCAACAGCGCCAAAGTAAAGTCTCACTAAGGGACCCGCCAGCACGTATCGTGTGCACACTAAACGAGTGTAACGTACATTTGACAGTGGAAAATTTTTGATAGGCctattgtaaatttatgtatGCTAGTCATTACGATTAACAGTTCCATGTATACTGCGCTAGATCACCTATCTGTACAATGCGGCGGTCACACACAGCACAAGAACACCATTAACTACGTGTTCCTAAGGTCAGAATTTTGTTTATCGGTTAAATCTTCGTGCGATTCAGATATAGAATTTTTTACATGTTAGCTTGAGGATTAATGAACCCGGGAGATGCCATCTAcactttaatttgattatttcttaaggtatttaattttaatgtcatacTTGTTACACTTCTTTGGGCCTTACTGtgatttaattgtgttatttattctAGTTTTGTATGTTTTGATGCACCTCATAaaagcacaatttatttattatgagacAGTTTATTAATGAAGATCTTTCCTCATCAAGTACTACAGATCCTTATTAGACATTTTTCCTGTTAGTTGATTATTATTTACCTCAGTTTAGTCTTTTTCAAAGTAgaatattgaatacaaaacttTCCCAGGTGTTAGTTCATTttcgtttattaatttatagagcTCCTTCTATTTCTTTGGGGAAAATGAGTAATTAAGTTATAAACTAAGTTTTACACATTATTAATCGATAAAAATTTGTCACGTTATTAGAGATAGAGATTAACCAATATTGATCATCaagttatgattttaattgtactttttaagTGATTTTCATGTCATAcaagtacaatttaatttatataaatattcattctaactgaaaaataaaatcaatacaacAGTAGAGTCTCATACCCTCCTTATGAATAGAAACGATTAAGTTCCCAtagatttagttaaataattaataatgttcaatttaagctatttatttttatatagagcTTTTAGCATTCTCGATTaaggtttaaaaacataaagtgaAATTACTTCCACGTGAATTAATGTAAACTTTAACAATGGAAATATGAGTAGTATAGTGTTACAAAGTTTAAACCAATATCTCAACATTGGTATTGCATTTAGTATTGAAGACTTTTAGTACTGAAAAACATCTTTTATAAATGTcaagaaatttatatttgattttgttagttattatttattctgaaatttaatCTAATACTTATcagctataaatatataaaatatattgttaatgaaaaaatataataattaagatttGTATAAAAGTACAAACAAGCCACTGTACAAAAATAGTATATACTGTGAGAAATAGTTGTGTTCAGAAAAGTTactatatgttaattattatgtaCCGTTTGAAAAACACTGTGAAAATCTGTTTCAAAAACATTCTATCGTAAAAATACTACGAGCATTTGGTTACAACTTGATTTCTTCATGTATCAATCaggtgtttaaattttatttcatataacgtATAGCATACgatttgtgttcttttatttattggaaTACAGGTTAAAcagtgagtttttttttatttgagtttgtgGTTTCCACAGTAATTTTGTACAGGTAATAATATGCTCAAAATGTATTTAGAGATGCTAGGTTAGAAACGTTGAAATAGATTTAAAAGAATCATTCCCTCAgaaatgtaatagaaaattacTCTAAAGCAAGTTATGAAACTTATTCTGATGTGTTCGGTGTTATTTGGGGTGGAGAAAGCACGTAAATGTGACActgataattttgtattaatgtaattCCAAATACTATATACAGTTTGTAAGAGTTTTCAATTGTAAGgtacaatataatgtttttactaagctCCTATACAGCATAAATTGTGATTTTACTAttgtttgatgaaataaattttttcacattcagatattttttatattcccctgaatatatctttatttagtaaaattgtataatgtttcggtttttgttagaaaatttagaagaaaaatataagGTGTGAAACTACTACTATCAATGTCTCTCGTCATGGGAGTAGatctttaacatatttttacaatgtgAAAAATAACGGTAATAAGAATCCCTCTCTTGTGTGAATAGTTTCTGCTCTTGctattccaaataaaattgtggaagtgcattaaaaaaatgtaaaatttcacctCTAGAGTTCAAAACTTGTGATGGCCACCATTTTTTCTAGGGTCACAAAATGTTACTGTTTAATTAGACTctctcaatataaaatttaaaaatgagtacTTGACTTATTGTtggacataaaaataattttgtatgccTTACatcgataaataaataaagtctaTATTCAGTAAGCGTTCTTGTAAGTTACAGGCTCAGTTGTCTTGTCATGACATACAGGTAAATAATCGTCATTCTAAAACTACAATTATATAAAACCCTCTTtgacataaattttaaacaaatggtAACTAAGGTTCTTCAAAACAGGGGCAATGCATTGTAAATTTCCATTCCAAAGTATCTAAACCGGATAATTTGATGagcatagtttaatttttgtaactttacaaattatttaagcgatccgataatttattttcaatacgttCTATATAGTTAATTAATCGCTAAGATGTATGGGAAAAAATACTATCAACTGTTCAGCATTTATACACTATGAAACAAAATGAATTTTAACCAAAAGAATAATAGCTATATCTTCAACTCTAATGAGAGTATAGAGAGGCTTGTAATGAGACTGTTAAAATAATGAGCTAGAGCACAGAACTTTATCTGATTAAGGCATCTTTACTGTTGGTTGACTTGATTTATAACCCTCTCCAATTATAAACACAGGTAATGCTTATGAGTCAGGATAATGATTATTGTTTCCACAATCTGTTATACTTAATTTGAATTTCAGGTAAACAGCACTTATATCATTGTTTGAATcagtaataatgttatattggtagtaaatttttaaatacatgaaataatCTGATTGAATTATGgtgttaattttgtatgaaatcgTGCCATTAAATATTCacaactttattataataaaggtaCTGTGAAAAAGGACAGTGGTAATTATAGTTGTTAGCACATACATTATTACATGGACAGTACCAAGCtggtgtaaaataatttaaatactgcaGCCATGCCGAGGAAATGGTTTTCTTATGTAAATAGTCTTTGTTGTGGGAAACTCGGTAAGGTGGCTCGTCTATTCCTAGACAAAACAGTACTGGGTCGTCCAACGGCCATGACCTCCATGGAATTTGCCAATGTGCACCCTGCATTAGCACATAATTCAGTGCTTTGCAATTGTCATTTCGCAACCGTTAAATAAGTCAGTGGACACTCCGTTGCGTAGTAACCGTGCATGACCTACATACATCTTAACGTCTTCAGTTCATGAATACTTTGATGTACGGTTTGCATACGCATTTAGTAGATGTTTGGAAGTCCAGTTGTGTACGATTTGGAATCAATTCATCCGAAATTACCTGATTTCGTAATTGGTATCAGATAAACAGTTCCCTCTCCATTCAATTGCAACAATTGTTACAGTGATGCAGTTCTCTCAGTAGTAGCCCCATTGAGAAAAGCAATGATATGTGAGTGTTATAATAGGTGCTATAGCAGGCCTATAGTCTGTACGAAGTGACTTGTCTCCTGATCCGTGTTGCTGGGACTGGCCCGGACCATTCACCAGCACTTTGTGACGTACGCTGTTTTCCTAATTAGTCACTATTTAGATTCCCCCCACTAGCTGAAGTAACTTTTTTTACCCGAGCCATAATTTCCGAAACGTTGTCaagaagtacataataaaataagatcAACGATGATAAACATGagcaaacaaaaacacaaaaacaatcaAAAGATTCAGAGGTAGTCTATTTAAAGCTAAAGTTGGTTTTCTGCAACAAcatgacaataaaattacaataaacaaaaataataatatcaactaTATACGTTAATTACTGTTCTACAAAGTTACaagcataatatttttatagtacaaataatattttaaaaacagttataagAATATTCTGTActaaagattttgtttattttagaagaatGTAGGCCCAGGGtagttttcattagttttttcATTCCATgactaatctatatatataaaaatgaatgtttgtatgtttgtcctttatggaatcgtgaactattggaccgatcatgatgaaaatttgtacgtatatgtatttttccacggagaaggtttataagctatgcccatccctttcccgattcaggattccgccccactggttacagaaatacccataagaaatgcattgcagcaaacatatgttaacgtcttttcaaatttttaatcagctgttctttgtaaacatatattacacttatagttttaaagcatagagtaagcttaagagaaacgacaaattttgtttaaactgtttttgcaatcactgttaaacatagactttactatccagataatacaattcaaatttgacgtaaaaattcacctttaactgcaatatttatttaatataaaccatgctcatgcttgatcagaagagtaatgcagatatcataattactatcttacgttggctacaaatataaagaatgttataaaatcaaccttagttgttttttttgacagaagtatggttctcaaaactccgtgtgtacatattctctcgatcgagacaacaaagcaagctcaatcgtggcatcggagatataactaatttaatctaaaatttattatagtaaaaaaaaaatttactaagtaatataaggacttcggttcttaagatttgcgtgcgaagccgtgggtaacagctagatagaggcaggaatatggtacataccttcataatacgcccaagaggctcacgatggaacgactatcaattatctcagcaatgtttagaatgtgatagaaaaagaataagtgaatatagtgtactgttttcaacgggaaattgcgtgcgaagccgcgggcaacttttgcaaaaaattattgaaatgcgcagcaaagcgcgccgggcccgctagtactcTATAATATTgagatattatttttgtaatattattaactctaatattataatttacattacacgTTATCTCTTATCAGTATAATAAATAGTCAATTACAtcccttttttaattattttatttcctgaCACGTGTTTCGTTATTTAACCGTCATCAATATgtccattatattttttttaaatatatattaaaaaataatgtaaataaaagtagtgtaattcatttttcaacaaatttaaaatacttaatttttagttattaaatttttatttttgtggagCCTTTCGTGTCCAAAGAACACAACGTCatacccacataactgaaatacataaattaagtatcatcaattagaagaagCTCGtagaatgtaaattaaaaatattgtgttcatATTTATAGTGAAggagtaacattttaaaaatagtttaggtTTACTTCtttatgtttcttaaaatgtttaaccttAACTATAAATATGTTATCATAGGAGAAGTTAAGAAACTTCTCATTATTCTTAGTCCAAAAGACCTTACGCTTGGGGATAGGGGCGTACCTCTGAGATACAGGCGTTTTCCTCCTGTCAAGAAACGTGGAGGCTGCAGCTCTGCATCAGCCAAATCGGGTAGTTGTGCTCTTCCTTTTATGTTAAAGCTAGACTGGCTGTAACACTAGGGTTGGACGCACATTGGAGGAGCAAACTGTTGGAAGCAATTGTAACAAGTCAGTTTGCCCGTACAATTTTGTCAGACACCGACTTCTTCATGTATTCGAATGGGCCGCCTCACACGGAAGAATCGTCTGAATCTAAACCACAGGACGGAGAGGGCCATTTGAAACAGTCTGTCGCCTAAGTCAAATTTCATGTCTCACGACATCCACCGGAGAGAAAATGTTCACCCATGCGGCAAATTAACCCAACCTTACTTTAGTCGCGTGCACCGTATGGGTTGTGTTGTTTTCTATCACGTGTTCTTTACAAAATGTCAGAAGAATTTATGAACAAAATACGAGAACAAACTTTTGGTAATGGTAGAAGCAATATTAGTGCTATACGACATCACTAGAAAAGATCATCACAACCAGGATGAAACATCCAACATGTGGACAAACTGCCATAGGCACTCTCTGTAACGTTAagctgtttttgtttatttacgcTGAAGGTTTCACAAGCAACTAGTTATTtctgtcctcctccgtagactaacggttatagtctcggctctctaaccgagagatcacgggttcaaatccctgggaggtccaatcatgtactttgacaaCAAAAACCAGTGCACATCAAAGCCAGCATAGCtaagacgctgaggcttaaaCGAGATGAAAAAACCCTTGTTATAGTTTACCTCTCGACTCAAAACGTATCTCTGTCGCATCCTATAGTACACTGGAGGAGCTAACTGGCAAAATGCTTTCGACGAAGACTGAACACTTGCTCTCTGCGGTGTGTTCCTCCAGTGTGCGTCCAGCACAAGGAGCTCCATCCTTCCGCTCGTGACCGCGCGTTTGGAAATTCTCGACGTTTTGTTTAGCTACGTCACTGCTCTTAAATGAAAGAAAGGGCTTAAAAATCAAAGCAACGACATCGGCTGATAGTTATCtagaagatataaaaaagaaaaactggcAAAAAAATAGAAGGTTTTAATTGGCATGGCTTTAAAATGAATGAcaatttaagaaatgttacacCTCAATCGACGTTTAAAATGATTATTCGTTACTTAGAAATGGTTACCTAATCGTAATTCCAAGTATTACTTACTCTTTCAGTCTTTGTCGGTTTGGTTGAGAGCAAGctgaagttaattaaaaattatttaagaagcaTTAAGAAACAGGTGAACAACTTTTAAGTATCGtatcaaatttaacattaaagagtataacaaatcttatttttagagatgtagcctcgaaaagcgtttgatatataatatacaataatacactttttgatcgattttattgtttgtacacaataaaatCGATAAGAAAGTGTCAAAAGgtgtattactgtattttatataaaaatctcattTGACGTAATCAATATATTTGCAGCTAGATATCTAGAAAAGCTAAAAAATGTAAGCACTATGTCAATCGACACAAAACCAtcaaagagcttaaaaatttaatttaacataatcaATATACTTGCAGCCAAAAATCTTgaaaagttaaattgtattatgTTCAGAAATAATGTTCATTCTTTTTTATCATGATGTGTTAATTTATGATAAAGTTTCCAGGTAGAGTTAAGAgtgcttttttataaaaagtgttgtcTATTCCttgtatgaaaattttaagttgggttttctattggttttaaaatattttctattggttctattttaccattttaaaatagtaagcCGTAAGTAATTAATTTCAGTGTCCTAACATATAATTATGgcattatcaatattttataatttcgaaaaagtACGTAATTTAAATGCAGATACAAAAAGTTAcgtgtataaaattgttttggcTTTTCctcatatttttagtaaacaaagtaTAAGCTTTAACtgtatcataataattattattaattacttttggattatttacatactgtaatttttaagtaatggaGTTGATTGGTGGAAAATGGTGGTAATATCATGACTTGTCCTCTCTAGAAAAAATGTGTAGCTGCAATTTTATGTGTATGGTTTATTTGAGGATGCCTAGGTATAATAATGTAAAGCAATATATTCTTTCCTAagcatataaacaatttatttaacgaaatattCATGCGTCTTCCGTAGTGGACTGCAAGAGAGAGAGGTAGAGAGACATACGGACCTCTTGGTTACAGAGCAATCGGAATTAACTGATTGAGTGACGGTTGAATGGCATAGGCAGATGGGAATATGTCAACAATGTGATGGCTTAGATTATTAACCTCAGGACAAATCCTTATGTGCATGCCAGCTGGAGTGGTAGATTGTCTCATGTTGTGAAAATCCTTTTTGAGTGCAGGCTGAATTTAGAGTTCATTATTGTTGATGGATGAAGGAATCCTGATAATTTTGGCATCATTATATGTCAAAACCCACTTCGGAAACTACATATTTTGCCTTCTTGTACGTTTTACAGACTCTAAACTCTACTtgcacataataaaatattttttaaaaatatggagtattttaaaattatgttttgctcTCTTTCGGACTCAATGTAGTTTAACTCCGAAAAATGTTCGGTGGCCGTGCGTGTTTATACAGTTCAAGTCACTTGACACTCCAGTGTTAGAAGGGAACTTGTCGGGCACGGTGAAGAAGGTAGAGCTTTCTATGTTGAAATGCCCGGCCCGGCCTTGACAGCGATTTTGAGAAAGTGCGTGCGCACGGACGTGGCGTGTTGTGCTTGTCTTCTCTTCCTTCATTGTAGCTCTTCCATGGAGGAACAgtattatataacattgtttCTCTATGGCTCTAACATCGATGTAGTATCTAAACACGATGAGTCCTGTGCATGTCCATGTCTGTAGTAACAACAACCCAACCTACTCATCAGTTGGAAAAATTGCATAATGCTCCTAAGTGAGACGTATCTAccattgtgaagaaaacaggattttccggacatttaccatcgttcagtgttacaaaaaacccagtaacactacgtttcgagatctgcaatctgatctcttcttcaggtaaataactaacctaaaacataattacataactgggttaaaataaacaaatcataccaggtcgttgtgacacgcctaagtcagaaaAATCACAaacaccatgttgtgtgtcaacttcacttactctaaaatatgcaattaatcaaaaactaaacacaacattaattattacaactgaactacagaatacaggtcacaatacgtctgcattcggcGACCAACCACATACgactttacctgaagaagagatcagattgcagatctcgaaacatagtgttgctgttttgtattttttcactgaacaatggcaatgtccggaaaaaatcctgtttccttcacaatccttccatcgtcaaaaataaacttcaaacaaagcatCTACCATTGTTCAGCATTTATTTACACTTGTGTACACGTCGGgttagtaaattttaatgagtCTTCATCAACATTTTACTCTCTTCGAAAACGATGTGTAAAATGTGTAGTTTTAAACATTGTGCTGTATTAACAAACTAAGTTATGTTTGCTCGTGATTATTAGTGTTGTGCCATGTTAAATTCTAATATTGCGATTCTTGTAGTCATAagatacaaaaaacaaaacaccTGTGTTTTGTCAGTTCTTTTTATAGGCACTCATGCTACAACTGCACATCTAAGAGAATGCTGATGAATGGAAATGTACATGCATAAAACAAACAGTCCTTATCGGTGTGCAGCCTTTACGTTATTTTTGCTGAGCTAAAcagttttttatctttcgctaAAGATAGAATAAACATTAGCAGGTTTATAACCTTCACTTGACATGCACGGGTCAGCTGATAACATGACACTTGAGTGATAACACGGATAAGTGATAGCAGTGATACAGCCGGACAAGTTGACCTGCTCGCAATAAGCACTCAAGTGATTGGCTGCTATTTTTCATCAGTGCTAATCACCGCTGTGCTCTTTCTTTAGCAAGAGTGTATCACGTTTTGTTGCTTTGTTTTGCTGACCACTCTGGTTTAACATTCGTATATTGATATCAAATGCTTTACTTTGTACAGAAAAATTAGAttagcttaaaaattaaatagccaATTGATAAGATAACATTACATAGAGTGTCCCGTAACtttctggacaaaggtataccacgttattgctcaggtcaagacaaacatatttcaccatatgaacatgtgtTTCCGATGCTCAGTGTcccatctatctgtctgtatgtgttttttataaaaaattaatatttaaaaactaataaattaaattatagcaaatttggctcaaatgtttatgataacaaggccagttactgaaaaacaTAACACTAAATTACCTAAAAGGTAATGGCCGATAtctcaaaatggcggccattaactcttttaaactttgaatatcttagaAACCAGGAATTTTCCTCAAGAATTACAAGACTGgcagtttttagaggattttgtcacaaatctaatgacaccaaaactatttaaatcggataataaataactgatttagagcagatttactgtgataTGGCGCACATTGAAGTTCTCAgggaatagccaacaatacaaaaactgaataaaggGTAgttctcaatgtgggccatgtcttgtcacagtaaatcttcTTGTAATATAGCAATTTTCTTAGTTTCGTATTAAATGTTATATGTGATAACGTTCACTTTGTTGTAAAATCACTAATGATGTTGTTTTTCTAAACAATTGGTTATTTTTCATATAGCTATTAtgtacagttttctaaaaaagatATGGCGATCTTtccaaatttttacaattatgaaaacaaattaaaaccattgAGAAGCTAGAACCTCAATGAATTAGACTTAGTAACAATGTCATAAGCCTTGGTACACCCTTTTAAAACAATCTTGTGCAATTTTTAATCATCTAAAAGGGGTTTTAATCGAATCTTTGcaatgaagattttatttttcagtttaattaggGTTTCCAGATCCATTTATTTAGCCGC
This Homalodisca vitripennis isolate AUS2020 chromosome 3, UT_GWSS_2.1, whole genome shotgun sequence DNA region includes the following protein-coding sequences:
- the LOC124356769 gene encoding elongation of very long chain fatty acids protein 6; protein product: MKSYYDDLTLRNYSYLFNFEEEFKHLDSRVWMINHWTYGFLYCAIYMILIFGGQYYMQGRPRFQLRGVLSVWNTMLAIFSIVGACRTAPELIHVLKNYGLYHSICVPSFIEHDRVAGCWSFLFVLSKLPELGDTIFIVLRKQPLIFLHWYHHITVLLYSWFSYTEYTSSARWYIVMNYCVHSIMYSYYALRSMGYHPWMKIAMLITSCQLTQMIVGCAVNIWAAQYLQEGKQDCHISWFNIKLSLAMYFSYFVLFARFFYKAYVSPSRGKTKAVGDIPGNYTSNSAKVKSH